Within Limisalsivibrio acetivorans, the genomic segment ACGCCTCCATGACTCGAAAAGCTGCTCAGCCGGATAGCCGTAGTCCACTGTGAAAACAACGCCCCTGCTGATCTTTGAGGCGAGCTGCTTCTGCCATTCCAGCATATTAAGGTTTATCTCAACAATCTGACCCTCCGCGACACGGAGGCCTATGGCATCTAGATAATCTTTTATGGCGGGATCGGATATATCATCGGGCCAGAAGGTAAGCTTTCCTTCGTGGTGAATCACGAATAGCTCCTTCAGCTCATCGTTTATACGTATTACCCTGTGCACCGGGAAGGCGTCCACAAGCTCATTGGAGAAGAAAACACCCTCGAAGCCGTTGAGCTCCTCGAATGCTATCCATTTTACATGCCCCTCATGCTCTTTGAGCACCTCTTTCTGCCTCTCGATAAGATAAGCACTCTTCTCGATGATGGTATAGCTGAGCCCCTCATAGAAGTCGGGATCCTTTTCCTTCACCCTGTCAAGCACATCGCAGGCGAGCATTCCACTCCCCGCACCCATCTCGCAGAAGTTTGCAGGAAGGCTCAGCCGCCTAACAGTGTCGCGCATCGCATCGGAGATTGTCCTTCCGAAGGATGAGGAGGCATCCACAGAGGTATAAAAACTCCCCTGTATGCCGAAGGGGTTCTCCTTCTGGTAATACCCGTGTTCTGGGTCGTAGAGGGCTTTATCCATGAATTCGGCGAAGGTCATTCTGTTCTCCTTCACCATTTCTATAATTTTATCAGTAAATTCGTTCATTACCGCACCCTGAAGTATAGTGTCATCTCTGCCTGATCAGGCTTCGCATAGCGGACAGCATTAAACCTCAGCCTGCTTACAAAGTCAATGGCGAGCTGTTCTATCTTCTTGTCCGTTCTGGTGATAGGGATAACGGCGTAGGTTTTCCCCTCTTTGTCGATCTTGAAACGTACGGTCATCTTCGTATCGTTCTGGAGTGAGAATGAAGGTCTGGGGGGTATGTATGCCAGCTTACGCTCGACGTTTGTGATATTTTCCATAACGAAGAAGTCGCTGTTTTCGTATTCATCACTCTGGATATCGCTAGGCTCACCCTCACCCGCCCTTGAATCCTGAACAGTATGCTCGGATGTCTCGATCTCCGCCAGAAGCTTCTCGTCTACTTGGGCTTCGCTGTCCGTATTGAGCCTGCGGCTCTGGATATCGGGTATTGTGACATCCACATCCGTATTAACGTCCACCCTCGGAACATCGACATCGGGCAACGCCATGGAGGGCTTTGGAACCTTAACGGGATTTTCCGGCGGTTTAACGGGCTTTCCGGGTTTATTAACCGGGGGTTTGGGCAGAATTTTAGGTTTCGGAGGGAGTATCTGCACCTCAACCACATCCTGTTTCCCCGAAAGATTTATATCAAACGCAGGGAGATACAGGAAAAAAACAAGATGCGCCAAAATGGATACGACCATAAAAAGGGCGATCCTGTGCAATCTCTACTCCTCCTCCACGGCGATGGCAAACTTCTCAAAGCCGTTCTTACGGCTTGCGTCCATAACAAAGACCACCTTGCCGTGGGTTACACCCTCATCCGCTTCGATAACAACAGTTGCGTTGGGGGTGGACTCTTTCAGGTCGCTCAATACACCGGGAACCCTTTCCTGGGCATACCTCCGGCCGTTGATATAGATACCGCCATCCTCCGTAACAGATATGCGGATGTTCTTCTTCACCTCAACATTCTCACCCCTCGCCTGGGGGAGATCCACCTCGATGGAGCTGGAAACGATAAAGGAGGTGGAAACCATGAAGAAAATGAGCAGAAGAAAAACGACATCGATAAGCGGCGTGATGTTTATATCAAGAGCCTGCTTTCTGTCATTTCTACTGAATTTCACGCATCACCCTCTTTGAATATAAGGTTCACTATCATACTGGTTGATTTCTCAAGCTCCATGGTAACCCTCTCGGAACGGTGACGGACGATGTAGTAGAAGATCATCGTGGGGATAGCAACGCTGAGCCCCGCCGCCGTTGTAAGAAGCGCCTCGGAGATACCGCCGGCCAGTGCCTGGGCATCACCCACACCCTGGGATCCTATAATGATGAAGGTCTTGATCATACCGATAACCGTACCAAGCAGACCGAGCAGAGGTGAAACACTTGCGATGGTCTGCAGGGTGGGGAGGTATCTGTCCAACTGTTTTGAATGGTAGCGTCCGGACTCCTCTGCCGCTTCCATGAGCCTTGTGAGGGGGAGATCAAGGTTGTGCAGGATATCCTTTGATATCTTTGCAACGGCGCTCTTGTCCGCCTCGGCAACGGCTGCCGCTGTCTGGAGATCCTTTTTACCGAGAGATTCATAAAGCTTTTCCAGAAATGCGGCGGGTGCATAGCGCTCCGCCCGGAGGGAAAAGATCCTCTCAAGGAATATTGCGAGTGATACAA encodes:
- a CDS encoding ExbD/TolR family protein, which encodes MKFSRNDRKQALDINITPLIDVVFLLLIFFMVSTSFIVSSSIEVDLPQARGENVEVKKNIRISVTEDGGIYINGRRYAQERVPGVLSDLKESTPNATVVIEADEGVTHGKVVFVMDASRKNGFEKFAIAVEEE
- a CDS encoding class I SAM-dependent methyltransferase; this encodes MNEFTDKIIEMVKENRMTFAEFMDKALYDPEHGYYQKENPFGIQGSFYTSVDASSSFGRTISDAMRDTVRRLSLPANFCEMGAGSGMLACDVLDRVKEKDPDFYEGLSYTIIEKSAYLIERQKEVLKEHEGHVKWIAFEELNGFEGVFFSNELVDAFPVHRVIRINDELKELFVIHHEGKLTFWPDDISDPAIKDYLDAIGLRVAEGQIVEINLNMLEWQKQLASKISRGVVFTVDYGYPAEQLFESWRRDGTVTCYFKHTQNNDFFERVGYQDITAFVDFTSLENAGKDNGLEPAALLPQWLFLVQAGILGEIENAGTDLEKASIKSLIMPEGGFGQNFFVLVQHKGVELDDDFPFTQKAGKTFDEMLKRMGG
- a CDS encoding MotA/TolQ/ExbB proton channel family protein — translated: MFDSFLELIEKGGVLMYPIILLSLVSLAIFLERIFSLRAERYAPAAFLEKLYESLGKKDLQTAAAVAEADKSAVAKISKDILHNLDLPLTRLMEAAEESGRYHSKQLDRYLPTLQTIASVSPLLGLLGTVIGMIKTFIIIGSQGVGDAQALAGGISEALLTTAAGLSVAIPTMIFYYIVRHRSERVTMELEKSTSMIVNLIFKEGDA